From the Glandiceps talaboti chromosome 10, keGlaTala1.1, whole genome shotgun sequence genome, one window contains:
- the LOC144441271 gene encoding uncharacterized protein LOC144441271, with the protein MSSESTQMLQINGAPGIGKTSLIKRVVMETKYGTDNTQLNDHYINIDGLSDINTIRSKLMLTLGQSEGAMVCQQFASFDDLENFHLIIFDHLEVVHMNRELQTSFQQLCEEMIEATDNVFLVLVSRFQFKFASYCGIFTTLKLLPLSLDESHQLLQSLLPLVDIEQEILMDLIDLCEGIPLALILAAKILQNQDLSPDDLCSILRENQMDAFHCQTSDNEYDITSAIKTSVDQLTNLLKSHYVTLAYFPGDFGVDAAVHVLGMENTATTKQDALLPLAKRSLVSIETKTQRVNMHSILRHFMEERYSSLRDEEHTRMRYCEFYALLTQRLAPLVDANNCKKLPLFIQEIHHIEKLLKEAVHCAQEHYNLFIQLAYHAEYLLTNFFGKESVMFYEACVNSAAAYAEAHHDPKTHGLMLSSYGQVLGFIGSDYIAAYKAYMKSLAILEPLGETEDLAWLYSHIGFNFHNRGMEKEAIRWLYKALHVFRNILGKLEEEEKSYENKDAAVPESLKKQFLRTQRLMCGTLASLGIVHCCTGNFNESQKYSQESLERRQSMWGLHPVVGSTHNNISYIYQGQGDDDGFFEYAMKGLRIKMRFDQRPSNANISSLCNVAMQCCCRGNTVDALKFTKKAYHMVKQIGLDHNNASLIYTCFGEIYSNLEDYDEALKWHEKAVEHRKERLGLKHQFTAEALHCHGNTLLKAGKCEKALEKLSECLEIRKSFAGDVESKNIGIAKVEEHIGQVYSKLGQTQKAKHHYSHAVNELVRLHNLYTEKNERKNMMQTQQDLDVVKDLKMCVDTGAEPTLVSTNITPLNIYSLSW; encoded by the exons ATGTCATCTGAATCAACACAGATGTTACAGATAAATGGTGCTCCTGGTATTGGGAAGACATCATTGATAAAAagggttgtcatggaaacaaaatATGGCACTGATAACACACAACTGAATGACCACTACATTAATATTGATGGTCTCTCTGATATCAACACTATCAGATCAAAGTTGATGCTTACTCTCGGCCAATCAGAGGGTGCCATGGTATGTCAGCAGTTTGCAAGTTTTGATGATTTGGAGAATTTCCATCTCATTATCTTTGACCATCTAGAAGTGGTTCATATGAACAGAGAGCTACAGACATCTTTTCAACAACTGTGTGAAGAAATGATTGAAGCTACTGACAACGTATTCTTGGTATTGGTTAGTCGGTTTCAGTTCAAGTTTGCCAGTTATTGTGGTATTTTTACCACTCTTAAATTGCTACCGCTCTCGTTGGATGAGTCACACCAGTTGTTGCAGTCTCTTCTCCCACTGGTCGATATTGAACAAGAAATTCTGATGGATCTGATAGACCTGTGTGAGGGAATCCCACTGGCTCTGATTCTAGCTgccaaaattttacaaaatcaagATTTATCGCCTGATGATCTGTGCAGTATACTGAGAGAGAACCAAATGGATGCATTTCATTGTCAAACATCTGATAATGAATATGACATCACAAGTGCCATCAAGACATCTGTAGACCAATTAACCAACCTACTGAAAAGCCATTATGTCACCCTGGCCTACTTTCCTGGTGATTTCGGTGTTGATGCAGCCGTTCACGTCCTTGGTATGGAAAATACAGCAACCACAAAACAGGACGCATTGCTTCCACTTGCAAAACGCTCACTTGTATCCATAGAGACCAAGACACAACGAGTAAACATGCATTCAATTTTACGTCACTTTATGGAGGAGCGTTATTCTAGTCTCCGCGATGAAGAACACACACGCATGAGATACTGTGAGTTTTATGCCCTCCTCACGCAACGGTTGGCCCCCTTAGTTGATGCCAATAACTGCAAGAAACTACCACTGTTCATCCAAGAAATCCACCATATTGAGAAGTTATTAAAGGAAGCTGTGCACTGTGCCCAAGAACACTACAATCTCTTCATCCAGCTAGCCTACCATGCTGAGTATCTGCTAACTAACTTCTTTGGTAAAGAATCTGTCATGTTTTATGAAGCCTGCGTGAATTCAGCTGCTGCGTATGCAGAGGCCCATCATGATCCAAAAACCCATGGTTTGATGTTGTCTTCATATGGTCAAGTCTTAGGATTTATTGGTAGTGATTACATCGCAGCTTACAAAGCATACATGAAGTCATTGGCAATTCTTGAACCACTTGGTGAGACTGAAGATCTGGCATGGTTGTATTCTCACATTGGGTTTAATTTCCACAACAGAGGGATGGAAAAAGAAGCCATTAG GTGGCTTTATAAGGCTCTCCATGTTTTTAGAAACATTCTTGGTAAGCTAGAAGAGGAAGAGAAATCATATGAAAACAAAGATGCTGCTGTGCCAGAATCCTTGAAGAAGCAATTTTTACGTACCCAACGCTTGATGTGTGGTACATTGGCTAGTCTTGGCATAGTCCATTGTTGTACAG GTAACTTTAATGAAAGCCAGAAATATTCACAAGAATCACTTGAACGTCGACAGTCTATGTGGGGACTTCATCCTGTTGTTGGGTCCACGCATAATAATATCAGTTATATCTACCAAGGTCAGGGGGATGACGATGGTTTCTTTGAATATGCCATGAAAGGGTTGAGAATTAAGATGAGGTTTGATCAGCGACCCTCAAATGCCAACATATCATCGCTATGTAATGTTGCTATGCAGTGTTGTTGCCGTGGCAACACAGTGGATGCCTTGAAATTTACCAAAAAGGCTTATCATATGGTGAAACAGATTGGGTTAGATCATAATAACGCTTCATTGATTTATACTTGTTTTGGGGAGATTTATAGCAATTTGGAAGATTATGATGAAGCTCTGAAGTGGCATGAAAAAGCTGTGGAACACAGAAAAGAAAGATTAGGCCTCAAACATCAGTTTACTGCGGAGGCACTgcattgccatggcaacacacTGTTGAAAGCTGGGAAATGTGAGAAAGCTTTGGAGAAATTGAGTGAATGTTTAGAAATCAGGAAAAGCTTTGCAGGAGACGTAGAATCCAAAAATATCGGAATAGCAAAAGTGGAGGAACACATTGGCCAAGTTTACTCCAAACTTGGTCAAACACAAAAAGCTAAACATCACTACTCCCATGCTGTGAATGAGTTAGTTAGATTACATAACCTTtacactgaaaaaaatgaaagaaaaaacatgatGCAAACACAGCAGGATTTAGATGTAGTGAAAGATTTGAAGATGTGTGTGGATACTGGAGCAGAACCTACTCTGGTGTCTACTAACATAACACCACTTAATATTTATAGTCTTAGTTGGTAA